TCCTCAAACTCATTTTTCGCCAATTCGAGCTCCCCCATATAGCTATAGAAATTAGCCTTTAACAGTGGCAACTCAGGGTCATTCGGTTCAAGTTCAATCAAACGGTTTAGGGCTTCAATTGCTTCTGGAAGTTTACCTGATTTCACATTCTCCTCAACGAGAGATCGAAGGGCTTCGACATCATTCGAATCATCAGCTCGTTTCTCTTCTACAACGCTTTCATTTTCCTCATATTCCGTCGATTCATCAGTAGACTCCGTCGTCTCCGGCGCCACCTGGACAGCAACAGCAACAGCACGTCGATGGTCGAAGCGAAGGAAGAAGAATGCAGCAACGGCAGCGGAAATACAAGCGGTTTTGAGAAATCCCGACAGAAGGCCGACATTAAGAGGGGAGGTATCGTCGGAGGTCGATGAAGAGGACGAGGCTTTAACACGCAACGACCTGACAGACGAACGGAGGCGAGACGGCGGCAGAGACCggaaggaaagagaagaaatgggTTTAGAGAGGGAAGGGAAACGGTGGGTGAAGGAAAGGAGTTGGTGAGAAGGATAACTACGGTGGTGAAGTGTGGGAAGAGACTCCATGGCTGTTACCTTCGAGCTGCTctgagaagagaagagaagagattaCAAGgtttatctctctctctctctctctctgacAAAAAGACCCAAACTTCAAGTATTTAACTCTATTTGGGCTTTCGGCCCATACCAAAAGCCCACTAGTCGTGACGCGATTTGATGACTTTGACTCTATAATATTTCTTGAAGATCTAACCATTGTTGTGAGCAAATTAATGGGGAATATAAGTTGAATTAGAAGTTGGTTTATATTGTGCAATCACAAACTAATTTGTACTTGATGAATCTTCAACAATTTCTCAAATCACAAAATGTTCTAATCTAGAGTTGTTTTAtgttcaaattcaaacttGCTCATGggtttaattgattttaaattaatttggttatttgaGGAAGTGCAAGAACAAATTTAATGTGATTTCAAACCTGCCTTTTACATAATAAAAAGTGGTCAAATATTGCATAATTAAAATCAGCATCTAATACTaaaccttttaattttcttttccaattaattagtttttctctttccaaatgaggtagaaaaaataataatattatttgtcTCGAACTTAAAATCAAGAAATCTAAACATTAAAATGcaacatatatatttcctagtaaaattttgacatAAGATATTCCATATGTATAATTAGCATCTAATAAGAGTATTATAAGCAATAtaacatacatatattatcGATCTCCATGCTTAATATCTTAAAAGACCAACTGTCTTTCTATCAACACTTCATATGTCTTTATAACTGTTATTCATGTGTCATGTTGTCAAGTTGCATATAAATAGTAACATTTTGTGagtttttgataaaaaaaaaaaaaaaggagaaatccCTATTTGATGAGTTCAACTTTATTACGGTTTTAATTTCGTTGTTTCTTTGTTAACTGTGGTCTTGTAATGCCTCGTTTTTACTCCTCAATTGTTACAATCaggataatatattttgtgttttgtaaTGCAGTATGCATGATAGTGATTGTGATGTAGGcgtgaaaaacaaaaaagtttccCCACATTCACTTGTGAAAGGTGAAATAGATAATAATTGGAAGGTAGCATGGGGTCTCCCTTTATgagttattgattttgttgggTATTAGTTTGTGTATATTGAGCAAAAGCcaaaaaacctaaaaagttAATCTAGAGAGTAAGCTACCTAAACATATGTCCAAATCCCaatcttcatatttttccattcacatttttgttttttaataataataataatgaagtaCATAATTTAACTGAGAATATTAAAAgggttaaataaattaatacatttatttagTATATGTGTGTTGATAGATGGATGAGTATctagaaatgaaatgaaatgactacaaaacaaacaatgatgatgatgaaatgGTATAATGGAAATTTTGAATGAGTGGATTTTGGCCATGAAAATCTCTATGATTCTCAAACACGAACCATCCTCATCATTCATGACCCTgtgaagaaaagggaaatcCCTCAAAAatagggaaaagaaagaaggtggAATTATTGTACTATGAAGTCTCATGAATTGTATCAATTTGGACCCCAAAAGCTCTTTAAACCTTCTTTCACATTCCAAACCCCATGTCTTTCCATCTTCTATAATTGCTGCCTGATTTTGACACCCCAATTAGTGAGAATTCATTTAATTACAACcatcaatttttaatattcaatttcataaacttaaaatctttcaagttgatttttataatttatgcCAAGAATTTAGAATTCAGAAATTTAATCCaccataaaagaaaacttaatttattacTGTTACTtatcattttacatttttcaaattagaaagaaagaaaagagaggaaacAGGTTGGCATTACCATTACCAATTTGGCCGCTTGGACgtctaattttgtttgaacgaaaattaaataaaataagaaacaaaaaaaaaaaaaaaggaaggaaattCCACTTAAATCCCTACATCTCCCTGACAGTCCCAATCAGCAAACGACAGCGATacacatatttaaaaagttgagaGCACGATGCCACGTGTAGCCAGGTGTCCCCACGTGTCAGCCATAGTATCCCAAAATATCTTCACACTCCCTCAACTACTCCACCCCTACGCCGCCGTTCCCGCTGTTCCATTCCACCCTACACTACCATCCCTAAAAACGACGTCCTACATCCCATCGCCGCCCTCactacatttcttttcttttcttttcttttctttattttactttattaattcattGATTCATTCCCACCCCAGCCTATACCTACCCGCTCAGAGACGACGTCGTATCCCTCGAACCCAGCAAATTGAAATCCGTCGTCTCCGACGAGCTCCCCTTCTTGGTAGTAACGTCACGTCGCTTCTTCTTATACGCTTCGAAGAATTCCTTGTTCTCCTTCTCCAATTCATTCCACACTAAGGAAATAAGTAATTGATTTtagttataaaagaaaataaaagagaattgGGAGGAGTCCGTGCATGTCACGTGAGGAGAGAAACGAACCGGTGGAAGTGATGACCGGTTCGATGTTTGCATGTTTGGAGAGAGCTTCCAAGCACTCTTCTTTAGTCATGTTGAAAATTATACACTTTTCGATCAGGTGGTGCACCTACACACCGTAACAATCATACGCCCGTTCGTTATATAAATcgattaataaaaattataaaaaaaaaaaagaagaagaaataagaaaaagaaaataccatGTGGATGTATGAAGCGGAGGGGTCATCGTCCATGGTGGTGGAAATGATTTCTGTTTGGATGGAGAGAAAACGAGAGAAAGTGAAGGGAAGAAAAGTGAGAGAAAATATTGTGGGGGTGGGAAAATGGAGAGGGGATTacgtatttatatatatatatataataacatcaAGTGGTGGATTTGATGggaaataatataatttaatcgaattttgtaattaaaaaaagggtaaaaagagAGGCGACGTCATTGGCTGTAGG
This is a stretch of genomic DNA from Cucumis sativus cultivar 9930 chromosome 4, Cucumber_9930_V3, whole genome shotgun sequence. It encodes these proteins:
- the LOC101219487 gene encoding uncharacterized protein LOC101219487 produces the protein MDDDPSASYIHMVHHLIEKCIIFNMTKEECLEALSKHANIEPVITSTVWNELEKENKEFFEAYKKKRRDVTTKKGSSSETTDFNLLGSRDTTSSLSG
- the LOC101218852 gene encoding protein SLOW GREEN 1, chloroplastic codes for the protein MESLPTLHHRSYPSHQLLSFTHRFPSLSKPISSLSFRSLPPSRLRSSVRSLRVKASSSSSTSDDTSPLNVGLLSGFLKTACISAAVAAFFFLRFDHRRAVAVAVQVAPETTESTDESTEYEENESVVEEKRADDSNDVEALRSLVEENVKSGKLPEAIEALNRLIELEPNDPELPLLKANFYSYMGELELAKNEFEDILARDPFVVEAYHGLATVAEQLNDNSLKDVAKRIEEAMKKCKNQKDKSDIRDFKLLVAQIKVMEGSYHEALKAYKELVREEPRDFRPYLCQGIIYTLLSKSEEAEKYFEKFRRLVPKNHPYKEYLDENMFATKLIAQKLEKERAGSKR